Below is a window of Leisingera sp. S132 DNA.
GGCCCTTTGGGCCATCTCTGAACTAATGAACTCCGATATTTCCGGCTTGCGCTCGGTGTCGGACTCTTTGTCGCTGGGCGAAGCCACCGTGGCCGTTGCCTCGGCCGGTGCGGAGCAGATTACTGAAACACTGACTGAAATGAGGTCACTGGCCATCATGGCCAGTAGCGGCATGGGCGACTTCAGCAAGTATGAAGCGGCCATGGCAAAGAAGACCGAGCAAATCAATTCGATCATCTCGTCTTCCGGCTTTAACGGTGTGAATCTGCTGAAGACCGATGTCGATGGTGCCGGCGGAACTGGGCTGACAGTACCGTCAGCGATTTCCAGCGATGGCGGCCTGAGTACCCTCAGCGTTGACGGTGTGGACTTTGAAGGCAGCCCATTGTTCGACCTCGGCAGCAGGACTTCAATCACCGACGGGGCCAGCGCCCTGACCGCTTTGGGTGAAATCGAGGGCTTTCTTGCCTACGCAATCGAAGGTTCGGCAGCTTTTGGGTCGAGTGCCAATCAGCTGGCTGGCCAAGGTGATTATATCAGCAAACAGTCCGATGCGCTCACCCGGGGTGTCAGCTCCATGATCGACACCAATATGGAAGAAGCCGCAACCAAGCTGCTTGCCCTTCAGGCACAGCAGCAGTTGAGCACACTGTCGCTCTCAATCGTCAACACGATGCCCGACACTCTGCGTAACCTCTACTGACAGCAGGCTGCCGCCGGGCGACCCGGCGGCAGCCATATCCGGGTTTTCCTCGTCCCGCCCCCATTGTAGATGTCTTGCAAAGACGACCCCGGGGGACCTCCAATGACCGTAACGCCCATGATGGCGCAGTATCTCGAGATCAAAGAAGCGCATGCGGATGCGCTGCTTTTCTACCGGATGGGCGACTTCTACGAGATGTTCTTTGAGGACGCGGTCAACGCCGCCGAGGCGCTGGACATCGCACTGACAAAACGCGGCAAGCACAACGGCGAAGACATCCCGATGTGCGGCGTGCCGGTTCATGCTGCCGAGGGCTATCTTCTGACCCTGATCCGAAAGGGGTTTCGGGTGGCTGTTGGCGAGCAACTCGAAAGCCCCGCCGAAGCGAAGAAGCGCGGATCCAAATCGGTGGTAAAACGCGATGTGGTGCGTTTGGTGACCCCCGGCACCCTGACCGAAGACTCCCTGCTCGAGGCCCGCCGCCACAATTTCCTGGTCTCATTCTCCGAACTGCGCGAAGAGGCTGCGCTGGCCTGGGCCGATATCTCCACCGGGGCGTTTCACGTTATGCCGGTTGCGCGGGTGCGCCTGTCTCCGGAACTGGCCCGCCTTGCACCTTCGGAACTGATTGTTACGGATGGTCCGGCCTATGATGCCGTTCGCCCGCTCGCAGATGAATACAAGATCCCGCTGACCCCCTTGGGCAAAGCGAGCTTTGACAGCACTGCGGCTGAGAAACGTATTTGCTCCCTGTTTAATGTCAGCGCTCTGGATGGGTTTGGAACATTTACCCGAGCCGAAGTTTCGGCCATGGGTGCACTGATCGACTACTTGGAAATCACTCAGAAGGGCAAACTGCCTTTGCTGCAGCCGCCGCAGCAGGAAGCCCAGGACCGGGTGGTGCAGATCGACGCCGCAACCCGCCGCAATCTGGAACTGACGCGGTCCCTGTCCGGCGGCCGTGCTGGCTCTCTGCTGTCCGTCGTGGACCGGACCGTCACCCCAGGCGGCGCTCGTCTTCTGGAACAGAGGCTATCCAGCCCGTCGCGCAACTTGGACATTATCCACCAGCGGCTGGCCGCCGTCGACTTTTCCTTTGAGAATACGCGTACTGCCGAAGACCTACGCGCCGCGCTGCGCAAGACACCGGACCTCGACCGGGCTTTGTCACGCCTGGCCTTGGAGCGCGGCGGCCCCCGGGATCTAGCCGCTATCCGAAACGGTTTGTCGCAGGCAAAGGTGATCGCGGAACTCTGCACCGGTTTCGATCTGCCGGACCTGATCTCCGGCGCCATATCTGATCTGCAAGGATTCGATGATCTGTTATCGCTGCTTGACGCCGCCCTTGTAGCGGAACCGCCACTGCTGGCCCGCGATGGCGGCTTCATTGCTGCCGGCCATGACCATGATCTGGACGACGCCCGCACTCTGCGCGACGAGGGCCGCTCGGTCATCGCATCAATGCAAAAGAAATACGCAGAACACACAGGAGTCGCTTCGTTGAAGATCAAGCACAACAACGTGCTGGGCTATTTCATCGAAACCACTGCGACACACGCGGACAAGATGATGTCGCCGCCGCTGAACGAGACCTATATCCACCGCCAAACCACAGCCAACCAGGTCCGGTTCACAACGGTGGAGTTGAGTGAGATCGAAACCCGCATTCTTAACGCGGGCAACCTGGCTTTGGAGATCGAAAAGCGGCTCTATGCAGGGCTTTCTGGTGCTATTCTCAACAACGCAGCGCGCCTCAACACTGCCGCACGGGGATTGGCGGAACTGGACCTTCTGACAGGCCTTGCTGATTTGGCCCGCGGCGAAAACTGGACCCGCCCCAAGGTCGACAACAGCCGTGCGTTTCACGTGGAAGGCGGCCGTCACCCGGTTGTGGAACAGGCCCTGCGCCAGCAAGGTGGAGAGACCTTTGTTGCAAACGACTGCGATCTGACTGCGCAGGACGGTGCTGCTGTCTGGCTGCTGACCGGCCCCAACATGGCCGGTAAATCGACCTTCCTGCGTCAGAACGCCTTGATAGCCCTGCTCGCACAAATGGGCAGCTATGTCCCGGCTGAGGCGGCACATATCGGCCTTGTCAGCCAGCTGTTCAGCCGGGTCGGTGCCTCCGACGATCTGGCCCGCGGCCGCTCAACCTTCATGGTTGAAATGGTCGAAACCGCCGCGATCCTGAACCAGGCAGACGACCGCGCGCTGGTGATCCTCGACGAAATTGGGCGTGGCACAGCCACCTACGACGGCCTGTCCATTGCCTGGGCGACGCTGGAGCACCTGCACGAGGTCAACCGCTCCCGCGCGCTGTTTGCCACCCACTATCACGAGCTGACACAGCTTGCTGCCAAGCTCGACGGCGTCGACAACGCCACCGTTGCGGTCAAGGAGTGGGAAGGCGAAGTCATCTTCCTGCATGAAGTACGCAAAGGCGCTGCCGACCGGTCTTACGGTGTCCAGGTGGCCCAGCTCGCCGGCCTGCCTGCTTCGGTTGTCGCTCGCGCCCGCGATGTGCTCGACATGCTGGAACAGGGCAGCCGCGAAGGCGGCTCCAAGATCCAGATTGACGACTTGCCCCTGTTCGCAGCCGCCCCGCCACCGCAACCCAAGGCGCCTTCGGGTCCCTCAGCTGCCGAGGAGCTTCTGGCCGGCATCCATCCGGACGACCTCTCCCCGCGGGAAGCGCTGGATATGCTCTACAAGCTCAAGGAAGCTGCGAATTAAAGCAAAGGGCGGATCCAAACGGACCCGCCCTTTCATCTTTCAAAAATACTCCCGCCGGAGGCTCAGACCCGCCAGGGTCTGTTTATCAGCTGGCCGGGGTCGAGGACACGCCCACCTGCGCCGCGCGCAGCAGACGGTCGTGCAGCATGAATCCTTCCGCGGATACCTGAATGATGTCGCCCGCCTTGGTGCCCGGTACCGGCGCCTCGAACATCGCCTCATGCACCTTTGGGTCGAACTTGTCGCCAACCTCGGGCGACACAATCCGGATTCCGTGCTTCTCAAACACGCCAAGCAGCGAACGCATTGTCAGTTCCACGCCCTCGATCAATGCCGCTGACACCTCGCGCTGCTCTTCGGTAGCAGCTTCGATTGCACGTTTCATGTTATCGTAAACCGGCAGCATGTCGCGGGCCAGTTTCGAGCCGCCATAATTCTCTGCCTCGCGGCGTGCCTTGTCGCCGCGCTTGCGAGCGTTTTCCGCATCCGCCAGCGCCCGCATGAAGCGATCCTTCAGCTCATCCCGTTCCGCCCGGAGCGCATCGATTTCCAGCGAGGCATCATCATATTCCTCAGTCTGCGCTTCCAGCTCTTCAGCCTCAGCGGCGGCGATGTCATCCAGAAAGTCTTCGTCCTTGAGCTCTGCCATATTTCACCTCTAACTCCGGTCGGACAAAAGCTTGCCGACCAGCTGTGCCGTGTAGTCCACAATCGGCACAATCCGTCCGTAATTCAGGCGCGTCGGGCCAATCACCCCGACCGCACCGATGATCTTTCGATCAGCGTTCATATAGGGAGACACCACCAAAGAGGAACCCGAAAGTGAGAAAAGTTTGTTCTCTGAACCGATAAAAATGCGAACTCCCTCGCCTTCTTCCGTCAGTTCCAGAAATTCAGCAATGTCCCGCTTTCGTTCCAGATCGTCGAACAGTGTGCGGATCCGCTCGAGTTCCTCCACCGCACCAGTCTCCGCCAGGAGATTCGCGCGTCCGCGCACAATCAGCCGGGCTTGTTCGCTGCCTTCGTCATCCCAGACGGCCAGCCCGCTTTCGATCATTGCATGTGCAAGGCTGTCAATTTCCTGACGGCGGGCAGAGATCTCCTTCTGGATCTGCCGTTGAACCTCGCTCAGCGTCTTGCCTTCAATCAATGCGTTTAGGAAATTCGCAGCCTCCCTCATCGAACTGGGTGTTTGACCCGGTGGCGGAGTGAACAGCCGGTTTTCCACATGACCATCGGAGAAAACAAGAACCACCAATGCCCGGTCATGCGCCAGGGAAACAAACTCGATATGCCTGATTTCCGCCTCATGTTTGGGAGTCAGTACCAAAGAGGCGCCTTGCGTCACCCCGGACAGTGCTGCACCAACACGGTCCAGCATCCCGCCGACGTCACCCGCATTCCGGCCCAAGGTCGCATCGATCTTTTGCCGGTCCTTTGCGTCGAGGTCGCCAACCTCCAAAAGACCGTCGACAAACATTCTCAGCCCCATCTGTGTAGGCACCCGCCCAGCGCTGATGTGCGGGCTGTCCAGCAGGCCAAGATATTCCAGATCCTGCATAACATTGCGGACCGTTGCTGCACTGACTTTTTCACTTAACGAGCGGGTCAGCGTGCGGCTGCCAACCGGATCGCCGCTCTCCAGGTAGCTTTCTACGACCGCCCGGAACACGTCCCGTGAACGGTCATTCAGGTCTTTCAGAATGTTGTTCGGATCGCTCATCAGCCTTCCAGCGCGTTGCCCGGGATAAACATAAGAACCCCGGCCGGAGTTGTCATTAAAGAGCAGCAGACCAAAAGGTCAATCGGGCTTGCATAGCCCTGCATCCGGGGGATATCCCCAAGCCAACAGCAAAAGGATGTGCCATGCGACCCTCAGGACGAGAACTGAATGAAATGCGCCCTGTCTCGATCGAGACCGGCTTCACCAAACACGCCGAGGGCTCCTGCCTGATCAAGGCCGGCGATACTCACGTCCTGTGCACCGCAACTATTGAAGACCGTGTGCCGCCGTTCATCAAAGGCACCGGCCTGGGCTGGGTCACCGCTGAATACGGAATGCTGCCCCGTGCCACCAATACCCGGATGCGCCGCGAGGCCGCTTCTGGAAAGCAGGGCGGCCGCACCGTGGAAATCCAGCGCCTGATCGGCCGTGCGCTTCGGGCCGGCGTCGACCGTGTTGCCCTGGGCGAACGACAGATCACCATAGATTGCGACGTGCTGCAGGCCGACGGCGGGACCCGCTGCGCCTCGATCACCGGCGGCTGGGTCGCCCTGCGTCTGGCCGTCAACAAGCTGATGAAAGCCGGCGACGTTCAGATCGATCCTCTGATCGACCCCGTTTCTGCGGTGTCCTGCGGCATCTATGCCGGCCAGCCGTTGCTGGACTTGGACTACCCCGAGGATTCCGAAGCCGGCGTCGACGGCAATTTCATCATGACCGGCTCCGGCAAGCTGATCGAAGTGCAGATGTCTGCAGAAGGTTCCATCTTCTCCCGTGATCAGATGAACCAGCTGATGGACCTGGCTGCCAAGGGCACGGCTGAGCTGGCAGAGATGCAAAAGGCCGCCTGCAAATGACCCGCAAACTGGAAGGCGGCAAGCTGCTTGTCGCCACCCACAACAAAGGCAAGCTGAACGAGATCACCGAGATCCTCGCGCCGTTCGGCGTTGAGGTCATTGGCGCCGGCGAGATGAACCTGCCGGAACCGGAGGAAACCGAGGACACATTCGTCGGCAATGCCCGCATCAAGGCTCATGCCGCCGCAACGGCAACCGGCCTCCCGGCCCTGTCCGATGATTCCGGCATAACCATCGACGCACTGAACGGCGCACCCGGTGTCTACACTGCCGACTGGGCAGAAACACCCAATGGCCGCGACTTCAAACTGGCGATGACCCGTGCCAATGACGAACTGGCCGCGGCTGGCCCAGCAGTTCCCCGCACTGCCCAATTCCGCTGCACTCTGGTGATTGCCTGGCCCGACGGCCACGACGAGGTGTTCGAAGGCGTGATGCCGGGGCAGCTGGTCTGGCCGATCCGGGGAGAGCGTGGCTTTGGCTATGATCCGATGTTCCAGCCGGACGGCTACAGCATTACCTGCGCCGAGATGGACCCGGCGGAGAAGAACAAGATCAGCCACCGCGGCAAGGCGGTTGCGCAGTTTGTCCAGGGCTGTTTCGGTGGATGACTGGCGCAATGGGGGCTTTGGCCTGTACGTGCATTGGCCGTTTTGCCAGGCCAAATGCCCCTATTGCGATTTCAACAGCCATGTTTCGGCAAAAATTGACCAGAACCTTTGGGTTAGAGCCTATCTGCAAGAACTCGATAGACTCTCCGAACAGCTTCAGGGCCGTGTTCTGAACTCCATTTTCTTTGGCGGCGGCACCCCTTCCCTGATGCAGCCGGAAACCGTAGCCGCAGTCATTGAGCGCGCACGTGAAATCTGGCCTTTTGCCAATGACATAGAGATTTCTCTTGAGGCCAACCCCGGGTCAGTCGAGGCCGGACGCTTTGCAGGCTACCGCGGCGCAGGCGTGAACCGGGTCTCCATGGGCATTCAGGCCCTGAACGACGAAGACCTGCGCCGGCTTGGCCGCGTTCATAGTGTCGCAGAAGCCAAGGCAGCTTTCGACATAGCCCGCAAATGTTTTGACCGTGTGAGCTTTGACCTGATTTACGCACGCCAGGGACAGACATTGGAAGCTTGGCAGGCAGAGCTGCGCGAAGCACTTTCCATGGCCATTGACCACCTTTCGCTCTACCAGCTCACAATTGAGGAAGGCACCGCCTTCGGCGACCGCTACGCGCGCGGCAAACTGCGCGGCCTGCCAGAAGACGACACCGCCGCGGACATGTACCAAGCCACCCAGGACATCTGCGCCGGCTTCGGCATGGCCGGTTATGAAGTCTCAAACCACGCCAAAGAGGGCGCGGAATCCCGCCACAACCTGATTTACTGGCGCTATGGCGACTATGCCGGCATCGGCCCCGGCGCCCATGGGCGTCTGACCTTGAATGGCCGGCGTTACGCCACTGAAACCCATTTGGCGCCCGGAGCTTGGCTGAAAGCGGTGAGCAAAGGCAATGGAGAATGCCTGCGGGAGCTTCTAAACAGGGAAGATGCTGTGGCTGAATACCTTATGATGGGGATGCGTCTGTCCCAAGGTCTGGATATGGGACGTTACGGCCAGCTTTCAGGTCACAAACTGCCGGAAGACCGGCTGGCTGACCTTGCACAAATGGGTATGGTCACTATCTCTGATCAGAGGCTTCGCGCAACTGACAAAGGCCGCGCGGTATTAAATGCGGTGCTCCGCGAACTGTTGATGGATTGAAGCAATGCGTTTCCTCTACGGCGGCCTGGGACTTTTTTGCGTCGCTCTGGCCGTCATCGGCATTGTTCTCCCCCTGCTCCCCACCGTCCCATTCCTGCTGCTGGCAGCCTTCTTCTTCGCAAATTCTTCAGAACGCCTGCATAACTGGATTGTCGCCCACAATGTATTTGGTCCGATGATCATGGATTGGCGTGATCATGGCGCCATCCGGCCGAGCGCAAAAAAGGCGGCAACCCTGTCGATTGCCGCCGTCTTTGGCCTGTCTTTGCTGCTAGGAGCCCCCGGTCACGTTCTTGGTATTCAAGCAGTGGTTCTGTCCGCCGTGCTTACCTTCATCTGGACCCGGCCTAGCGGCTGAGCAGATTGCACAGCTCATCCAGCTGATCCAGGGACTCATAGCTGATCGTCACCGCGCCGGCCTCACCGCCAGGTTTATGGTCGATCGAAACCTTCATTTTCAGCATAGCGGATAGGTCGCCTTCCAATGCCCGGGTGTCGGCATCCTTCTCTGGCACTTTGCGTGCCTTTTTAGGCCCGCCTGTCTGTATACCCGCGGCATCCTTTTTGACTAATGCTTCAGTTGCACGGACAGACAAGCCGCCTTTTACGATCTTCGTCGCCAACTCAGACGCATTGTCGGACGTAATCAATGCACGTGCATGGCCCGCCGAAAGTTTACGTTCCTGGACGAGGGTCTGAACATCCTCAGGCAGATGCAATAGACGCACCAAGTTGGCAATGTGGCTGCGGCTTTTTCCGAGCGCCTCTGCCATCTTTTCTTGGGTATGGCCGAATTTTTCCATCAGCTGCTTGTAGCTTTGCGCCTCTTCCATCGCGTTCAGATCAGACCGCTGGATGTTTTCAATGATGGCAACTTCCATCATTTCCAGATCGGAGTAATCCCGGATCAGAACAGGAACTTCATGCAGCTGGGCCGCTTGGGACGCCCGCCAACGGCGCTCACCTGCGACAATTTCATATTTCCCGCCGGTCCTGGGCCGCACGATCAGCGGTTGCAAGACCCCCTTCTCCTTGATGGAGGCCGTCAGATCATCCAGATCTTCCTGCAGGAACTGCCGGCGCGGCTGGTTGGGGTTGGCAATGACATTCTCGATCGGCACCAGTATTTCCGCATTCCTCGGTGCCTCTGCTTGCGTGCTCACAGGAGCGGGGTTCACATCCGCCATCAACGCCGACAATCCCCGGCCCAGCCCGCGTGGTTTTGTTTTCTTGTCTGCCATGGATGCCTCCGGTTCGTTTTTTGCATTTACGCCGCTATCTTGTGATGTTTATTCAGGATTTCTTCTGCCAGTGCCCGATAAGCCTGTGCACCTTGGGAGTTACTGTCATAGTTTAGGACAGGCTGAGCATAAGACGGTGCTTCGCTGACACGCACATTGCGCGGAATCTTCGTTTGGAACACCAGGTCACCCAGATTATCGCGCGCATCTTGCTCAACCTGTTGTGACAAATTGTTGCGCCGGTCAAACATGGTCAGAACAATTCCCTCGATGCGCAGGTTCGGATTCGCCGACTGCCGGACTTCGCGGATCGTCAGCATCAGTTGTGTAACCCCTTCCAACGCAAAGAATTCGCTTTGCAAGGGAACCAGAACTGAATGCGCGGCGACCATCGCATTGACCGTCAGAAGATTCAAAGACGGTGGACAATCAATCAGAACATAGTCCCAGTCATAATCATCCATTGCCGTTTGGCGCAGCGCGTCATGCAGTAGAAAGCTTCGCTTTTCATTGGTGAA
It encodes the following:
- a CDS encoding flagellin, producing MISFHNNSGAMVALQTLGGVNSQLNQTQDSISTGQTINSAPDNAALWAISELMNSDISGLRSVSDSLSLGEATVAVASAGAEQITETLTEMRSLAIMASSGMGDFSKYEAAMAKKTEQINSIISSSGFNGVNLLKTDVDGAGGTGLTVPSAISSDGGLSTLSVDGVDFEGSPLFDLGSRTSITDGASALTALGEIEGFLAYAIEGSAAFGSSANQLAGQGDYISKQSDALTRGVSSMIDTNMEEAATKLLALQAQQQLSTLSLSIVNTMPDTLRNLY
- the mutS gene encoding DNA mismatch repair protein MutS, translating into MTVTPMMAQYLEIKEAHADALLFYRMGDFYEMFFEDAVNAAEALDIALTKRGKHNGEDIPMCGVPVHAAEGYLLTLIRKGFRVAVGEQLESPAEAKKRGSKSVVKRDVVRLVTPGTLTEDSLLEARRHNFLVSFSELREEAALAWADISTGAFHVMPVARVRLSPELARLAPSELIVTDGPAYDAVRPLADEYKIPLTPLGKASFDSTAAEKRICSLFNVSALDGFGTFTRAEVSAMGALIDYLEITQKGKLPLLQPPQQEAQDRVVQIDAATRRNLELTRSLSGGRAGSLLSVVDRTVTPGGARLLEQRLSSPSRNLDIIHQRLAAVDFSFENTRTAEDLRAALRKTPDLDRALSRLALERGGPRDLAAIRNGLSQAKVIAELCTGFDLPDLISGAISDLQGFDDLLSLLDAALVAEPPLLARDGGFIAAGHDHDLDDARTLRDEGRSVIASMQKKYAEHTGVASLKIKHNNVLGYFIETTATHADKMMSPPLNETYIHRQTTANQVRFTTVELSEIETRILNAGNLALEIEKRLYAGLSGAILNNAARLNTAARGLAELDLLTGLADLARGENWTRPKVDNSRAFHVEGGRHPVVEQALRQQGGETFVANDCDLTAQDGAAVWLLTGPNMAGKSTFLRQNALIALLAQMGSYVPAEAAHIGLVSQLFSRVGASDDLARGRSTFMVEMVETAAILNQADDRALVILDEIGRGTATYDGLSIAWATLEHLHEVNRSRALFATHYHELTQLAAKLDGVDNATVAVKEWEGEVIFLHEVRKGAADRSYGVQVAQLAGLPASVVARARDVLDMLEQGSREGGSKIQIDDLPLFAAAPPPQPKAPSGPSAAEELLAGIHPDDLSPREALDMLYKLKEAAN
- a CDS encoding nucleotide exchange factor GrpE — protein: MAELKDEDFLDDIAAAEAEELEAQTEEYDDASLEIDALRAERDELKDRFMRALADAENARKRGDKARREAENYGGSKLARDMLPVYDNMKRAIEAATEEQREVSAALIEGVELTMRSLLGVFEKHGIRIVSPEVGDKFDPKVHEAMFEAPVPGTKAGDIIQVSAEGFMLHDRLLRAAQVGVSSTPAS
- the hrcA gene encoding heat-inducible transcriptional repressor HrcA, which translates into the protein MSDPNNILKDLNDRSRDVFRAVVESYLESGDPVGSRTLTRSLSEKVSAATVRNVMQDLEYLGLLDSPHISAGRVPTQMGLRMFVDGLLEVGDLDAKDRQKIDATLGRNAGDVGGMLDRVGAALSGVTQGASLVLTPKHEAEIRHIEFVSLAHDRALVVLVFSDGHVENRLFTPPPGQTPSSMREAANFLNALIEGKTLSEVQRQIQKEISARRQEIDSLAHAMIESGLAVWDDEGSEQARLIVRGRANLLAETGAVEELERIRTLFDDLERKRDIAEFLELTEEGEGVRIFIGSENKLFSLSGSSLVVSPYMNADRKIIGAVGVIGPTRLNYGRIVPIVDYTAQLVGKLLSDRS
- the rph gene encoding ribonuclease PH; translated protein: MRPSGRELNEMRPVSIETGFTKHAEGSCLIKAGDTHVLCTATIEDRVPPFIKGTGLGWVTAEYGMLPRATNTRMRREAASGKQGGRTVEIQRLIGRALRAGVDRVALGERQITIDCDVLQADGGTRCASITGGWVALRLAVNKLMKAGDVQIDPLIDPVSAVSCGIYAGQPLLDLDYPEDSEAGVDGNFIMTGSGKLIEVQMSAEGSIFSRDQMNQLMDLAAKGTAELAEMQKAACK
- the rdgB gene encoding RdgB/HAM1 family non-canonical purine NTP pyrophosphatase, with translation MTRKLEGGKLLVATHNKGKLNEITEILAPFGVEVIGAGEMNLPEPEETEDTFVGNARIKAHAAATATGLPALSDDSGITIDALNGAPGVYTADWAETPNGRDFKLAMTRANDELAAAGPAVPRTAQFRCTLVIAWPDGHDEVFEGVMPGQLVWPIRGERGFGYDPMFQPDGYSITCAEMDPAEKNKISHRGKAVAQFVQGCFGG
- the hemW gene encoding radical SAM family heme chaperone HemW — its product is MDDWRNGGFGLYVHWPFCQAKCPYCDFNSHVSAKIDQNLWVRAYLQELDRLSEQLQGRVLNSIFFGGGTPSLMQPETVAAVIERAREIWPFANDIEISLEANPGSVEAGRFAGYRGAGVNRVSMGIQALNDEDLRRLGRVHSVAEAKAAFDIARKCFDRVSFDLIYARQGQTLEAWQAELREALSMAIDHLSLYQLTIEEGTAFGDRYARGKLRGLPEDDTAADMYQATQDICAGFGMAGYEVSNHAKEGAESRHNLIYWRYGDYAGIGPGAHGRLTLNGRRYATETHLAPGAWLKAVSKGNGECLRELLNREDAVAEYLMMGMRLSQGLDMGRYGQLSGHKLPEDRLADLAQMGMVTISDQRLRATDKGRAVLNAVLRELLMD
- a CDS encoding YbaN family protein, with the protein product MRFLYGGLGLFCVALAVIGIVLPLLPTVPFLLLAAFFFANSSERLHNWIVAHNVFGPMIMDWRDHGAIRPSAKKAATLSIAAVFGLSLLLGAPGHVLGIQAVVLSAVLTFIWTRPSG
- a CDS encoding ParB/RepB/Spo0J family partition protein, encoding MADKKTKPRGLGRGLSALMADVNPAPVSTQAEAPRNAEILVPIENVIANPNQPRRQFLQEDLDDLTASIKEKGVLQPLIVRPRTGGKYEIVAGERRWRASQAAQLHEVPVLIRDYSDLEMMEVAIIENIQRSDLNAMEEAQSYKQLMEKFGHTQEKMAEALGKSRSHIANLVRLLHLPEDVQTLVQERKLSAGHARALITSDNASELATKIVKGGLSVRATEALVKKDAAGIQTGGPKKARKVPEKDADTRALEGDLSAMLKMKVSIDHKPGGEAGAVTISYESLDQLDELCNLLSR
- a CDS encoding ParA family protein → MSDYSRPEGPRIIAVANQKGGVGKTTTAINLAAALVECGLRVLVVDLDPQGNASTGLGIVASDRDLTTYDLLVEDASLTDVIRQTAIEDLCIIPATVDLSSADIELFTNEKRSFLLHDALRQTAMDDYDWDYVLIDCPPSLNLLTVNAMVAAHSVLVPLQSEFFALEGVTQLMLTIREVRQSANPNLRIEGIVLTMFDRRNNLSQQVEQDARDNLGDLVFQTKIPRNVRVSEAPSYAQPVLNYDSNSQGAQAYRALAEEILNKHHKIAA